The following coding sequences lie in one Glycine soja cultivar W05 chromosome 16, ASM419377v2, whole genome shotgun sequence genomic window:
- the LOC114389115 gene encoding V-type proton ATPase subunit C-like — protein MATRYWVVSLPVQNSASTLWNKLQEQISKHSFDTPLYRFNIPNLRVGTLDSLLSLSDDLVKSNSFVEGVSHKIRRQIEELERVSGVMSSGLTVDGVPVDSYLTRFVWDEARYPTMSPLKEIIDGIHGQVAKIEDDLKVRVSEYNNIRSQLNAINRKQTGSLAVRDLSDLVKPEDIITSENLTTLLAIVPKYSQKDWLSSYEILTNYVVPRSSKKLYEDNEYALYTVTLFSRVADNFRTSAREEGFQIRDFEYSPESHDSRKQELEKLVEDQESLRGSLLQWCYTSYGEVFSSWMHFCAVRVFTESILRYGLPPSFLACVLAPSVKAEKKVRSILEGLSDSSNSAYWKTEDEGVGMAGLAGDADAHPYVSFTINLV, from the exons ATGGCGACGAGATATTGGGTAGTGTCTCTCCCCGTTCAAAATTCCGCATCCACTCTCTGGAACAAATTGCAGGAACAAATCTCCAAACACTCCTTCGACACTCCTCTTTACAga TTCAACATCCCCAATCTCCGGGTCGGAACCCTAGACTCCCTCCTCTCCCTCAGCGACGATCTCGTCAAG TCGAACAGTTTCGTGGAGGGAGTGTCGCACAAGATAAGGCGGCAGATTGAGGAGCTGGAGAGAGTGTCGGGCGTGATGAGCAGTGGTTTGACGGTGGATGGAGTCCCCGTTGATTCCTACTTGACGCG GTTTGTTTGGGATGAAGCGAGGTACCCGACTATGTCGCCATTGAAGGAGATTATCGATGGGATTCACGGTCAGGTGGCAAAGATTGAGGATGATCTCAAG GTTCGTGTTTCCGAGTATAACAATATCCGCAGTCAGCTTAATGCCATCAACCGAAAGCAAACTGGAAG CTTAGCCGTCCGTGATCTTTCCGACTTGGTAAAACCTGAGGATATTATAACTTCAGAAAATTTAACTACCCTTCTGGCAATTGTTCCCAAATATTCACAGAAGGATTGGCTCTCTAGTTATGAAATCTTGACAAACTATGTG GTTCCCAGGTCTTCCAAGAAGTTGTATGAGGATAACGAATATGCTCTTTATACTGTAACACTCTTCAGTCGTGTTGCAGACAATTTTAGAACTAGTGCACGTGAAGAAGGGTTCCAA ATTCGTGATTTCGAATACAGTCCCGAATCACACGACAGCAGGAAGCAAGAGTTAGAGAAATTGGTGGAAGATCAGGAAAGTTTGAGGGGTTCTCTATTGCAGTGGTGTTATACAAGTTATGGAGAG gTTTTCAGCTCCTGGATGCACTTTTGTGCAGTGCGTGTATTTACCGAGAGCATTCTGAGATATGGTCTTCCACCATCTTTCTTG GCATGTGTTTTAGCTCCATCAGTCAAAGCAGAGAAGAAAGTACGTTCTATCCTTGAAGGGTTGAGCGATAGCTCAAACAG TGCTTACTGGAAGACTGAGGACGAAGGAGTTGGGATGGCTGGCCTAGCAGGTGATGCTGATGCCCACCCTTATGTCTCCTTCACTATCAATCTTGTTTGA
- the LOC114389092 gene encoding protein AUXIN SIGNALING F-BOX 2-like: protein MNCFPDEVIGHIFGCVTSQRDRNAVSLVCKNWHRLERCCRKSLFIGNCYTISPERVIERFPELRSLTLKGKPHFPYFSLVPSGWGGFVAPWIEALARSRVDLEELRLKRMVVTDESLELLSRSFVNFKSLVLVRCEGFTTEGLAAIAANCRFLKDLDLHENVVTDLKGQWLSCFPDCCTSLVSLNFACLKGQINAGDLERLVARSPNLKSLRLNHTVPLSALQRILMQAPQLVDLGIGSFVFDPRSEVYNNMKNAILKCMSITSLSGFFWVYPHCLSALYPVCMNLTTLNLRFAAGIQNTELIKLICCCGKLQRLSIMDCIGDNGLGVVAATCKDLQELRVFPVVRVGGNGPTRVTEKGLVAISMGCPELHSLLYFCQQMTNAALITVAKNCPNFIRFRLCILDPTKPDPDTMQPLNEGFGAIVQSCKQLRRLSLSGQLTDQVFLYIGMYAEQLEMLSVAFAGESDKAMLYVLNGCKKIHKLAIRGSPFGDSALLMDVGKYETMQFLWMTSCNVTVGACKALAEKMPRLNVEIFNENKKVDRDVDDGQKVEKMYLYRTLAGRRKDAPELVWTL from the exons ATGAATTGTTTTCCTGATGAGGTGATTGGGCACATATTTGGTTGCGTGACTTCACAAAGGGACAGGAATGCCGTGTCTCTGGTGTGCAAGAACTGGCACAGGTTAGAGAGATGTTGTAGGAAGAGTTTGTTCATAGGGAACTGCTACACCATAAGTCCTGAGAGAGTGATAGAGAGGTTCCCTGAGCTAAGGTCCTTAACTTTGAAGGGAAAGCCTCATTTTCCATATTTTAGTTTGGTTCCTAGTGGTTGGGGTGGTTTTGTGGCTCCTTGGATTGAAGCATTGGCCAGGAGCAGGGTTGATTTAGAGGAGCTGAGGTTGAAGAGGATGGTGGTCACAGATGAGAGCCTGGAGCTTCTTTCCCGTTCTTTCGTGAATTTCAAGTCTTTGGTTCTTGTTCGTTGTGAAGGGTTCACCACCGAAGGACTTGCAGCTATAGCTGCAAATTGTAG GTTCCTTAAGGATCTGGATTTGCATGAAAATGTAGTTACCGACCTCAAAGGCCAGTGGCTAAGCTGTTTTCCTGATTGCTGTACATCTCTTGTCTCTCTTAATTTTGCTTGCCTTAAAGGGCAGATTAATGCGGGGGATCTCGAGAGACTTGTGGCCAGATCTCCTAACCTTAAAAGCTTAAGGTTAAACCATACCGTGCCCCTCAGTGCACTCCAAAGGATATTGATGCAAGCACCTCAGCTAGTGGACTTGGGTATTGGGTCATTTGTCTTTGATCCACGTTCTGAGGTCTACAATAATATGAAGAATGCCATCTTAAAGTGCATGTCAATAACCAGTTTGTCAGGATTTTTCTGGGTTTATCCTCACTGCCTTAGTGCTTTATATCCTGTTTGCATGAACTTAACAACCTTGAACCTGAGGTTTGCAGCAGGAATTCAGAACACAGAGCTAATAAAACTAATATGCTGCTGTGGGAAACTTCAGCGTTTATCG ATAATGGATTGCATTGGAGACAATGGACTAGGTGTTGTGGCTGCCACATGTAAAGATTTGCAAGAACTAAGGGTTTTTCCGGTTGTTCGTGTTGGTGGAAATGGCCCTACAAGAGTCACAGAGAAAGGACTTGTTGCAATCTCTATGGGTTGCCCTGAGCTTCACTCATTGCTCTACTTCTGCCAGCAGATGACAAACGCCGCCCTCATAACTGTGGCTAAAAACTGCCCAAATTTCATCCGCTTTAGGTTGTGTATCCTTGATCCAACAAAACCTGACCCTGATACAATGCAGCCACTCAACGAAGGTTTTGGCGCAATTGTGCAGTCTTGCAAGCAGCTTCGGCGGTTGTCACTCTCTGGCCAGCTGACTGATCAAGTTTTCCTTTACATTGGGATGTATGCTGAGCAGCTTGAGATGCTGTCTGTAGCATTTGCAGGAGAAAGTGACAAGGCTATGCTCTATGTGTTGAATGGATGCAAGAAAATTCACAAGCTTGCGATAAGAGGTAGCCCTTTTGGTGACTCAGCGCTTCTGATGGATGTAGGGAagtatgaaacaatgcaattcCTTTGGATGACGTCCTGCAATGTCACCGTTGGAGCCTGCAAGGCACTAGCTGAGAAGATGCCAAGACTAAATGTGGAGATATTTAACGAAAACAAAAAGGTAGATCGTGATGTGGATGATGGCCAGAAAGTAGAGAAGATGTACTTATATAGAACACTGGCTGGGAGAAGGAAAGATGCACCAGAACTTGTATGGACTCTGTAG
- the LOC114390803 gene encoding long chain base biosynthesis protein 2a-like encodes MIAIPYLTALTTYFSYGLLFAFGQFRDFFRKIFDWCSANTLQGYAPICLGLEDFYIRRLYLRIQDCFGRPIASAPDAWFDVVERYSNDNNKTLKRTDKISRCLNLGSYNYLGFAAADEYCTPRVVDTLKKYSPSTCSTRVDGGTTALHLELEECVAKFVGKPAAIVFGMGYVTNSAILPVLMGKGSLIISDSLNHNSIVNGARGSGATIRVFQHNEPSHLEEVLREQIAEGQPRTHRPWKKIMVIVEGIYSMEGELCKLPEVIAVCKKYKAYTYLDEAHSIGAVGKTGRGVCELLGVDTADVDIMMGTFTKSFGSCGGYIAGSKDLIQHLKYTCPAHLYATSISPPAAQQIISSIRVILGEDGSNRGAQKLAQIRENSNFFRSELQKMGFEVLGDNDSPVMPIMLYNPAKIPAFSRECLKQNVAIVTVAFPATPLLLARARICISAAHSREDLIKALQVISRVGDLVGIKYFPAEPTKQQQEGGKTVKFD; translated from the exons atgatTGCGATTCCGTATTTAACCGCCTTAACCACCTACTTCAGCTACGGGTTGCTCTTCGCCTTTGGCCAGTTCAGGGATTTCTTCCGGAAAATCTTCGACTGGTGCAGCGCCAACACTCTCCAG GGTTACGCACCGATCTGCTTAGGGCTCGAAGATTTCTACATTCGCCGTTTGTACCTCCGAATTCAG GACTGTTTTGGGAGACCAATTGCAAGTGCTCCTGATGCTTGGTTTGATGTAGTCGAACGCTACTCGAATGATAACAACAAGACACTGAA ACGGACTGATAAAATAAGTAGATGCCTTAATTTGGGATCATACAACTATCTTGGTTTTGCGGCAGCAGATGAATACTGCACACCTAGAGTAGTTGATACGTTGAAGAAGTATTCTCCTAGCACTTGCAGTACCCGTGTGGATGGGG GGACGACTGCACTTCACCTTGAATTGGAGGAGTGTGTTGCAAAATTTGTTGGGAAGCCAGCTGCTATAGTTTTTGGTATGGGCTATGTGACGAACTCTGCTATTCTTCCAGTCTTGATGGGAAAG GGAAGTTTGATTATTAGTGATTCATTGAATCACAACTCAATTGTTAATGGTGCACGAGGATCAGGAGCAACAATTCGTGTTTTTCAACATAATG AGCCATCTCATCTAGAAGAAGTGTTGAGAGAACAAATTGCTGAGGGACAACCTAGGACACATAGGCCTTGGAAGAAGATAATGGTTATTGTGGAGGGGATATACAGCATGGAAGGAGAGCTTTGCAAACTTCCAGAGGTCATAGCTGTATGTAAAAAATACAAG GCTTATACATATTTGGACGAAGCACACAGCATTGGAGCTGTGGGCAAGACAGGAAGAGGTGTTTGTGAGCTCTTGGGTGTGGATACTGCTGATGTTGACATTATGATGGGAACATTCACCAAATCTTTTGGATCCTGTGGAGGTTACATTGCGGGATCTAAG GACCTTATCCAACACTTGAAGTACACTTGCCCTGCTCATCTTTATGCAACTTCAATTTCACCACCGGCTGCACAACAAATAATTTCATCCATAAGAGTTATTCTTGGAGAGGATGGTTCCAATAGAG GTGCCCAGAAACTTGCACAAATTCGAGAAAATAGCAACTTTTTCAGGTCAGAATTGCAGAAGATGGGATTTGAGGTTCTTGGGGATAATGATTCTCCAGTAATGCCAATCATGCTTTACAACCCCGCCAAAATCCCTGCCTTCTCAAGAGAGTGCCTCAAGCAGAAT GTTGCTATTGTGACAGTGGCATTTCCTGCAACCCCACTGCTACTGGCTAGAGCACGTATATGCATATCTGCAGCTCATTCAAGGGAGGACCTTATCAAAGCCTTGCAG gTTATTAGCAGAGTGGGTGATCTTGTTGGCATAAAATACTTCCCTGCTGAACCAACAAAGCAGCAACAAGAAGGGGGTAAAACTGTGAAGTTTGATTGA